The following are from one region of the Magallana gigas chromosome 4, xbMagGiga1.1, whole genome shotgun sequence genome:
- the LOC105331946 gene encoding FMRFamide receptor: protein MMDDLNFLSPYFELNLDFLNHSLFNFSLASLNISLSEVYHDDSMYQRNLLMYYLMGICGMAVCAFGIIGNILSIIVLTRTCMKSSTYSYLTALSVSDLLFLILTMFILSRDSEKPNQEISWGKPFYIKLFPFVHPSAITFQVTSIWLTCAFTVDRYIMICHPFKAERWCKLSTARKTIVGVFVAGLLFNVIRFFEYESSEITVSTNDTNPRQLVIKLTDLGNSEEFREIVHSWLYLTCVAGIPFLSLLVLNIFLIHAVHESRKKGKQINAKEKRRNDTTIMLIGVVVIFLICQGPALISRMIWAFDYQKAFVSAPWYTFNEVSNFLVILNSAINIVPYYFFGKRFRSEFWKIFCKCLLTKEDIRNLTRKLSTSMHERQQSVVSQCENNDINQLQMFQKSKAFKKLVKKYKSVPIDEENENDIDPRPQTNGRHERNHLRVKFEPNGNCRAEIDLCDACQTKALL from the coding sequence ATGATGGACGATTTAAACTTCCTCTCCCCTTATTTTGAACTGAACTTGGATTTCCTCAACCATTCTTTGTTCAACTTCAGTCTGGCTAGTCTCAACATCTCCCTCAGCGAGGTGTATCATGATGATTCGATGTATCAGCGGAATCTGTTGATGTACTACTTAATGGGAATATGCGGGATGGCGGTGTGCGCGTTTGGGATCATCGGAAACATTCTGTCAATTATTGTTCTGACCAGAACGTGCATGAAGAGTTCTACGTACTCATATCTCACGGCGCTGTCCGTTAGTGATTtattatttctcattttgaCGATGTTCATACTGTCGCGCGACTCCGAGAAACCGAATCAGGAAATTTCATGGGGGAAACCCTTCTACATCAAACTATTCCCATTTGTTCATCCTTCAGCCATTACATTTCAGGTGACGTCAATTTGGCTCACGTGCGCATTCACTGTTGATAGATACATCATGATATGTCATCCATTTAAAGCGGAGCGGTGGTGCAAGCTCTCAACGGCACGAAAAACGATTGTTGGCGTTTTTGTAGCCGGGTTATTATTTAACGTTATTCGTTTTTTCGAATACGAATCCTCAGAAATCACTGTCTCAACAAACGACACAAACCCTCGACAACTTGTGATAAAACTAACAGACCTCGGGAATAGCGAGGAGTTCCGAGAGATCGTCCATTCGTGGCTCTATCTGACCTGTGTGGCGGGAATTCCGTTCCTGTCCTTGTTAGTGCTCAATATCTTTCTCATCCATGCAGTACACGAGTCTAGGAAGAAAGGCAAACAGATCAACGCGAAGGAGAAGCGACGGAACGATACAACTATAATGTTGATTGGGGTGGTGGTCATCTTTCTGATCTGCCAGGGACCAGCGTTGATATCACGCATGATATGGGCGTTTGATTACCAGAAGGCGTTCGTCTCGGCGCCGTGGTACACGTTTAACGAAGTCTCCAATTTCCTTGTCATTTTGAATTCCGCCATAAACATCGTACCATATTACTTTTTTGGTAAGCGCTTCAGAAGCGAGTTTTGGAAGATCTTCTGCAAGTGTTTGTTAACGAAGGAAGATATTCGGAATTTGACCAGGAAACTTAGTACATCTATGCACGAACGCCAACAAAGCGTTGTAAGTCAATGCGAGAATAACGATATTAACCAGTTACAGATGTTTCAGAAATCCAAAGCGTTCAAAAAGTTAGTCAAAAAATACAAGTCAGTCCCAATAGAtgaggaaaatgaaaatgacattGACCCTAGGCCCCAAACAAACGGAAGACATGAACGGAACCATCTTCGAGTGAAATTCGAACCCAACGGGAACTGTCGAGCCGAGATCGATCTCTGTGACGCGTGCCAAACTAAAGCCTTATTGTGA